AAAATGCTCAAGGACCTTGGTCTCGAAGTGGCTCCCGTTTCAGAAGAAATTCAGAAAAAGCACAATCTGAAGAACCGTGAAGGTCTCGCGGTCACAACGGTTGAGGAAGGCTCCTACGCCGCCCGCGGCGGAATCCGTGAAGGAGACATCCTTCTTGAAGTGAACGGCACCCGCCTGAAAACCCCCGGGGACCTGGAAAAGGTAGCCTCCGGCAGAGGACGGTCAACGGTGCTCCTTGTGTGGAGGGATGGAAGAACCTTCTTCGTTTCCATACGGGGAAGAAGCTGACTGGAGTTTGGATAAAAAACCCGCCCCTGACAGGGGCGGGTTTTTTTATTTCTTTTCGTCAGCTGTATTCCGGACAATTCATCTTGTATCCCACTCCCCGCACCGTGACCACGAGGGTGTCGCATCCAAAGGGGCGCAGCTTGTCCCGAAGGTATTTCACGTGAACGTCCACCACGTTGCTTGAACCGTTGTATTCCTTCCGCCACACGGAGGAGATGAGATTTTCCCGGGTAAAGACCTGGTTTTCGTTTCTGAGGAGCAGCTCCAGTATGTCGAATTCCCGGCGTCTCAGGGAAAGGGGCTTGCCGTCTATCCTGCACTCCCTTGACACCGGGTCGAGTTCGAGGCTGCCGCAGCGGAGGACCGAGTGCTGCCTGTCCGCGGTACGGCGGAGAAGGGCATTGACCCTGGCAACGAGCTCCCGGAAGTCGAAGGGTTTGGAAAGGTAGTCGTCGGCGCCCCTGTTCAGTCCGTCCACCCTGTCCTCCACCGTATCCCGGGCGGTGAGGAGAAGGATGGGGATTTCGTTTCCCTGGGACCTTACGGTGTCAAGCACCTGGAGTCCGTCGATTCCGGGGAGCATGATGTCCAGGATGATGCAGCCGTAGCTGCCCCGGGAGATCTTTTCCAGGCCTTCTTCCCCGGAAAAGGCGCTGTCCACGGAAAAGCCGTTTTCAGCGAACCCTTCCGAAAGAACCTGGACGAGATCCCTGTTGTCTTCGATAATGAGGAGCGGCACGAAAATCCCTCCCTTTCAGCTGGCGGGAACCTGGTTTTATTAACTCTAGAAATTAAAGCACAGAGATATTTAAAAGTCGAGGACAAAATGAAATGGTCACCCTGAATCTGAAATTTTGCTGAAAAATAAAGGCTGCATTCCCTGTGAACAATCCGGATTCAGTAAGCATATTCGGAGCGCAGCCGCCTATTTGCT
This DNA window, taken from Aminivibrio pyruvatiphilus, encodes the following:
- a CDS encoding response regulator transcription factor, which gives rise to MPLLIIEDNRDLVQVLSEGFAENGFSVDSAFSGEEGLEKISRGSYGCIILDIMLPGIDGLQVLDTVRSQGNEIPILLLTARDTVEDRVDGLNRGADDYLSKPFDFRELVARVNALLRRTADRQHSVLRCGSLELDPVSRECRIDGKPLSLRRREFDILELLLRNENQVFTRENLISSVWRKEYNGSSNVVDVHVKYLRDKLRPFGCDTLVVTVRGVGYKMNCPEYS